The Coriobacteriia bacterium region GTCGCCCAGGCCGATGACGCGCACGTCGAACGGCTCCTCGGCGGAGCCCACGCTCGCGAAGGTGTGGCCCACGCCGTAGGCGCTCGCCACGCCGGGCGTATCGGCGATCGTCTCGAGGTCGTCGGCCGAGAGGATGGACCGCTCGAGTGTGGGATACGTGTCGCGCTGGAAGACGAGCGCGTCGGCGTCGAGCGAGGACTTCGCGCCCGACATGCCGGTCAGCAGACCCTCGGACATGGCCGAGGTGACCATGGTGAGTGAGACGACCAGACCGATCGCGAGGGCGATCAGCGCGAACTTGAGCTTGCTGCCGAGCAGTTCCTTGAGCGCGAGCATGCGGCTCCTTCGCGTGGGCAAAGCGAGCGGGCTATGGCGGAGGGGGTGGGATTCGAACCCACGAGACCCTTGCGGGCCTACTGGTTTTCAAGACCAGGGCGATCAACCGCTCTGCCACCCCTCCGCGCACGTGGATTATAGCGGAGGAGGGTCATCGCCGTGCTACGCGGCGCCACCCGGGCCGCGCGCAGGTACGGCCTCGCGCGCGGCCCGGGTGCAGGATCGATCTCGTCGGTGCTATGGCTCCAGGTCCCGCAAGAACACGTACACAAGCGTGCTGTACGCCTCGAGATGATCTTCCGGCCTGTCGCCGAGCAGCCAGTCGATGAACTTCAGATAGTCGAACTCCGTGTGCCAGATCTCCCAGAGGTCGTCGTAGTCCGTGCCCGCGAACTCGGTCGCGGCATCGAGCTGCAGATAACCGTCAAGGTCGCCGATCTCCCAGTTCGTGGACTCGAATGCCGCCACAGCGATGCCCGCTTTCGAGAACGCCGTGTAGTCGCTGAAGCCCGGCGGGGTGATGCCCGCCGGGTATCGGGGACTCGTGTGCGTGCGAATGCCGAGGTCGTAGTCGTCGATGATGCCGAGCATTTCATCGCGAACCCAGGTCTTGTGGTTGAAGGCCGCGTGGATGTAGCGGTAGTCGCCCACGATCAGCGAGTCGAAGTTGATCATCGCGATCGCGCGTTCCCGGTCGGCCTTGCTCATCTGCTTCACGTAGTAGTTCGAGCCTTCGAGGCCCACCTCTTCCGCACCGAAGGCGATGAAGGCGATATCGTAGGGCAGGTCGGCGTCGGCCAGGCGCTCGGCCACCTCGAGCATCACGCCCACACCAGAGGCGTTGTCATCGGCACCCTTTCCCGCCGGCACGCA contains the following coding sequences:
- a CDS encoding M20/M25/M40 family metallo-hydrolase; translated protein: MRRLQKLTSLALTGGLLLALLAPSALATPVVPEGMGTLAYGYVEELAAETRAAGTGQELAAAEQIDTWFDSMGYNAGFQSFTYGPTSKPSYSQNVIAFKKATASPAGKTVPLVIVGAHYDCVPAGKGADDNASGVGVMLEVAERLADADLPYDIAFIAFGAEEVGLEGSNYYVKQMSKADRERAIAMINFDSLIVGDYRYIHAAFNHKTWVRDEMLGIIDDYDLGIRTHTSPRYPAGITPPGFSDYTAFSKAGIAVAAFESTNWEIGDLDGYLQLDAATEFAGTDYDDLWEIWHTEFDYLKFIDWLLGDRPEDHLEAYSTLVYVFLRDLEP